From a region of the bacterium genome:
- a CDS encoding MGMT family protein: MTSTTYSRIYRTVRRIPLGRVATYGQIARLAGFPRHARLVGYALHALREQIDPSVPWHRVINARGEISLPEFSGADLQRALLMSEGITFDHKHRIDLNHFGWKK, encoded by the coding sequence GTGACGTCCACCACCTATTCCCGCATCTACCGCACCGTGCGCCGCATTCCGCTTGGCCGCGTGGCGACCTATGGACAGATCGCCCGGCTCGCGGGTTTTCCGCGCCATGCGCGGCTGGTGGGGTACGCGCTGCACGCGCTGCGCGAACAGATCGACCCTTCGGTTCCGTGGCACCGGGTCATCAATGCCCGTGGCGAGATTTCCCTCCCTGAATTTTCCGGCGCCGATCTCCAGCGCGCCCTGCTGATGTCCGAAGGCATCACCTTCGACCACAAGCACCGCATCGACCTCAACCACTTCGGTTGGAAGAAGTAA